Proteins from one Ahaetulla prasina isolate Xishuangbanna chromosome 2, ASM2864084v1, whole genome shotgun sequence genomic window:
- the LOC131192378 gene encoding histone H2A type 2-C-like: MSGRGKQGGKARAKAKSRSSRAGLQFPVGRVHRLLRKGNYAERVGAGAPVYLAAVLEYLTAEILELAGNAARDNKKTRIIPRHLQLAIRNDEELNKLLGKVTIAQGGVLPNIQAVLLPKKAESHKGK, translated from the coding sequence ATGTCTGGTCGCGGCAAGCAAGGGGGCAAAGCGAGAGCCAAGGCCAAGTCTCGTTCTTCCCGTGCCGGACTCCAGTTCCCGGTCGGTCGCGTCCACCGCCTGTTGCGCAAAGGTAACTACGCCGAGCGGGTGGGCGCCGGCGCTCCCGTCTACCTGGCGGCGGTGCTGGAATATCTGACGGCGGAAATCCTGGAGTTGGCCGGCAACGCTGCTCGGGATAACAAGAAGACCCGTATTATCCCCCGTCACCTGCAGCTGGCCATTCGCAACGACGAAGAGCTCAACAAACTCCTGGGCAAAGTGACGATCGCTCAAGGGGGCGTGTTGCCCAATATCCAAGCGGTCCTCTTGCCCAAGAAGGCGGAAAGCCATAAAGGCAAGTGA
- the LOC131192376 gene encoding histone H3: protein MARTKQTARKSTGGKAPRKQLATKAARKSAPATGGVKKPHRYRPGTVALREIRRYQKSTELLIRKLPFQRLVREIAQDFKTDLRFQSSAVMALQEASEAYLVGLFEDTNLCAIHAKRVTIMPKDIQLARRIRGERA, encoded by the coding sequence ATGGCCCGTACTAAACAGACCGCTCGGAAATCTACTGGAGGAAAAGCTCCTCGCAAGCAGTTGGCTACCAAGGCTGCCCGAAAAAGCGCTCCAGCCACCGGCGGGGTTAAAAAGCCCCATCGTTACCGTCCCGGCACTGTCGCCTTAAGAGAAATTCGCCGTTACCAGAAATCAACCGAGCTGCTCATCCGTAAGCTTCCCTTCCAGCGCTTGGTCAGAGAAATCGCCCAAGATTTCAAGACCGATCTCCGTTTCCAGAGCTCCGCTGTTATGGCCCTGCAGGAAGCCAGCGAGGCTTACCTCGTGGGCCTCTTCGAAGATACCAACCTGTGTGCCATCCACGCCAAGAGGGTGACGATTATGCCGAAAGATATCCAGTTGGCGCGCCGCATCCGCGGGGAGAGGGCTTAA